In Flavobacterium lacustre, a genomic segment contains:
- the cmk gene encoding (d)CMP kinase, whose translation MSKKITIAIDGFSSTGKSTLAKQLAKKLGYVYVDTGAMYRAVALFAMQNGYISLDFFDKETLINSLPFIKLEFKFNPDLGFAEMYLNETNVETEIRTIEVSNFVSKVAEISEVRAKLVEQQQKMGKNKGIVMDGRDIGTVVFPDAELKIFMTAGADTRAQRRFDELQEKGDPVTYEEVLKNVEERDYIDTNREDSPLVMADDAIEIDNSYLTKQEQFDAVLELVNDVTNPL comes from the coding sequence TTGAGTAAAAAAATTACTATTGCAATTGATGGATTTTCATCCACCGGAAAAAGTACTTTGGCAAAACAATTAGCCAAAAAATTGGGATATGTATATGTAGATACAGGCGCAATGTATCGCGCAGTTGCTTTGTTTGCGATGCAAAACGGCTATATCAGTCTTGATTTTTTTGATAAAGAAACATTGATTAACAGTTTGCCTTTCATTAAATTAGAATTTAAATTTAATCCTGATTTAGGTTTTGCTGAGATGTATTTGAATGAAACAAACGTAGAAACTGAAATTCGAACTATTGAAGTTTCTAATTTTGTGAGTAAAGTGGCTGAAATTTCAGAAGTTCGCGCTAAATTAGTGGAGCAACAACAAAAAATGGGTAAAAATAAAGGAATAGTCATGGATGGCAGAGACATTGGAACCGTAGTTTTTCCGGATGCTGAGCTCAAAATATTCATGACAGCCGGTGCAGATACAAGAGCACAAAGACGTTTTGATGAATTACAGGAAAAAGGCGATCCCGTTACTTATGAAGAAGTATTGAAAAACGTTGAAGAACGTGATTATATTGATACAAATCGAGAAGATTCGCCTTTGGTTATGGCGGATGATGCTATTGAAATTGACAATTCATATCTTACAAAACAAGAACAATTTGATGCTGTTTTAGAATTGGTAAATGACGTTACTAATCCCTTATAA
- a CDS encoding M48 family metallopeptidase translates to MKKHSVAIAIVTIGLFFSCATNPLTGKKSLNFVSNSELFPSSFQQYGTFLKENKVISGTADAKRVENVGIKIRLAAEKYLTSIGQSEYLKDYRWEYKLIDSKEINAWCMPGGKIVVYSGILPVTKDDAGLATVMGHEVSHALANHGAQRMSASQLQQIGAVGVSLATGNQSSEKQQMWQQYYGVGSQVGVMLPFSRSHESEADKIGLTLMAIAGYNPDQAIVFWQRMAAQSAGQAQPEFLSTHPSDATRIANLKALVPEAKATAAKFGVVFK, encoded by the coding sequence ATGAAAAAGCATTCAGTAGCAATTGCAATCGTTACAATAGGACTCTTTTTTTCTTGTGCAACCAACCCATTAACAGGTAAAAAAAGTCTAAATTTTGTATCAAATAGTGAATTATTTCCATCCTCTTTTCAGCAATATGGTACTTTCTTGAAAGAAAACAAAGTTATTTCAGGAACTGCCGATGCAAAAAGAGTAGAAAATGTAGGTATCAAAATCAGATTAGCCGCAGAAAAATACCTGACTTCGATAGGTCAATCTGAATATTTGAAAGACTATCGATGGGAGTATAAATTAATAGACAGTAAGGAAATTAATGCTTGGTGTATGCCAGGAGGAAAAATTGTTGTCTATTCTGGGATTTTACCTGTGACTAAAGACGACGCTGGTTTAGCAACAGTTATGGGCCATGAAGTTTCTCATGCATTGGCAAATCACGGAGCACAACGAATGAGTGCCTCACAGTTACAACAAATAGGAGCTGTAGGAGTTTCTCTTGCAACCGGAAATCAAAGCAGTGAAAAACAGCAAATGTGGCAACAATATTATGGTGTGGGTTCACAAGTAGGAGTGATGCTTCCATTTAGCAGAAGTCATGAAAGTGAAGCTGATAAAATTGGACTTACATTGATGGCTATTGCAGGATACAATCCGGATCAGGCAATTGTTTTTTGGCAACGAATGGCAGCGCAATCAGCAGGTCAAGCACAACCAGAGTTTTTGAGTACACACCCTTCTGATGCAACCAGAATTGCAAATCTTAAAGCTTTAGTTCCCGAAGCAAAAGCAACGGCTGCAAAATTTGGAGTTGTTTTCAAATAA
- the porQ gene encoding type IX secretion system protein PorQ codes for MLKKLLFVFLFFFCSVSYSQIGGKYTYQFLNLITSPRQAALGGKTITIYDDDVNQAHFNPATINADMDNHLALNYGSYFKEVTYGTASYAYTYDRHLQTFQAGVNYVNYGNFDGYDENGQATSSFSGSEIALSLGYSYNIPNTDIHIGANAKLISSNLESYSSLGGAIDIGALFIDERNDVNWGLVIRNIGTQFTTYSGTNEKLPLEIIAGVSQELENVPIRWHLTLENLQQWNIAFSNPVRAENSIDGNTDEEKISFVNNALRHVIFGAELFPKKAFNLRVGYNFRRAEELKILEQRNFSGVSLGFGLKLNKLKFNYSYSRYTLAGNTSLFGLTINFQE; via the coding sequence ATGCTCAAAAAACTCTTATTTGTATTTTTATTCTTCTTTTGCTCTGTTTCATACAGTCAAATAGGAGGGAAGTACACCTATCAGTTTCTGAATTTGATTACATCTCCCAGACAAGCAGCTTTAGGCGGAAAAACAATCACAATTTATGATGACGATGTGAATCAGGCACATTTTAATCCGGCAACTATAAATGCGGATATGGACAATCATTTGGCATTAAATTACGGAAGTTATTTTAAAGAAGTCACCTACGGAACAGCTTCTTACGCCTATACTTACGACCGACATTTGCAAACTTTTCAGGCAGGAGTTAATTATGTGAATTACGGAAATTTTGATGGTTACGATGAAAATGGTCAGGCTACCAGTAGTTTTTCAGGTAGTGAAATAGCGCTTTCATTAGGATATTCTTACAATATTCCGAACACGGATATTCATATTGGTGCGAATGCAAAATTGATTTCTTCGAATTTAGAAAGTTATAGCTCTTTGGGAGGCGCCATAGATATTGGAGCACTTTTTATAGACGAAAGAAACGATGTAAATTGGGGATTAGTTATTCGAAATATTGGAACTCAATTTACCACATACTCGGGAACAAACGAAAAATTACCTTTAGAAATTATTGCCGGTGTTTCACAAGAACTAGAAAATGTGCCCATACGATGGCATCTTACTTTAGAGAATTTACAACAATGGAATATTGCTTTTTCTAATCCTGTACGTGCCGAAAACTCAATTGACGGCAATACTGATGAAGAAAAAATATCATTTGTTAATAATGCGTTGCGTCACGTTATTTTTGGGGCGGAACTGTTTCCTAAAAAAGCGTTTAATCTCAGGGTTGGTTACAATTTTCGTAGAGCTGAAGAATTAAAAATTTTGGAACAACGCAATTTCTCCGGAGTTTCGTTAGGTTTTGGATTAAAATTAAATAAATTGAAATTCAATTATTCCTATTCCAGATACACATTAGCTGGAAATACAAGCCTTTTTGGACTGACAATAAATTTTCAGGAATAA
- a CDS encoding anti-sigma factor, translating to MIHENEKLDKLFEKFDSQWDVQEPDNKHEIRFLDKLNSKTKKKSKRNYFISMAIAASIVVLLSISFFYNSNAESSELKFASKETKQTDSIFTVLIEKELEKIKEKKSPENEKIIADALKQMRTLDSDYQKIIMELETNGESKQIIYAMISNLQTRISFLQNVLQHIEDNENRKIISDEKTM from the coding sequence ATGATACATGAAAATGAGAAATTAGACAAATTGTTTGAAAAATTTGATTCGCAATGGGACGTTCAAGAACCAGATAATAAACATGAAATTCGATTTTTAGACAAATTAAATTCGAAAACAAAAAAGAAATCCAAACGAAATTATTTTATTTCAATGGCAATCGCCGCATCTATTGTTGTATTACTGAGCATTTCTTTTTTTTACAACTCTAATGCAGAATCAAGTGAATTGAAATTTGCTTCGAAAGAAACTAAACAGACCGATTCAATTTTTACAGTTTTAATCGAAAAAGAATTAGAAAAAATAAAAGAGAAGAAATCACCTGAAAACGAAAAAATTATTGCGGATGCACTCAAGCAAATGAGAACTTTGGACAGTGATTATCAAAAAATAATCATGGAATTAGAAACGAACGGGGAAAGTAAACAAATTATTTACGCCATGATTAGCAACCTTCAAACCCGAATTTCTTTTTTACAAAACGTACTGCAGCATATTGAAGATAATGAAAACCGAAAAATAATTTCCGATGAAAAAACTATGTAA
- the lon gene encoding endopeptidase La: MSNHKILTIDNLSLQEFDSEAELIPLLTPEDEEEMNNEELPDSLPILPLRNTVLFPGVVIPISAGRDKSIKLINDANAAGKVIGVVSQINEEDEDPSKDDINKIGTVARILRVLKMPDGNVTVILQGKKRFEIAEVVSEEPYITATIKEVSEKRPKKNDTEFNAIIDSLKELAIKIIQESPNIPSEATFAIKNIESKSFLINFVSSNMNLTVKEKQDLLTINGLKERALETLRFMNVEFQKLELKNDIQSKVRFDLDQQQREYFLHQQMKTIQEELGGVSQEEEMDEMSQKAKTKKWDEKTKTHFEKELSKMRRMNPQAPDFGIQRNYLELFLELPWGEYSKDNFDLKHAQKVLDKDHFGLEDVKKRMIEHLAVLKLRNDMKSPIICLTGPPGVGKTSIGRSVAEALGREYVRISLGGLRDEAEIRGHRKTYIGAMPGRIIQSLKKAGTSNPVFVLDEIDKLSSSNSGDPSSALLEVLDPEQNNAFYDNFLEMGYDLSKVMFIATSNNMAAIQPALKDRMEIIKMSGYTIEEKVEIARKHLFSKQLAAHGLTSKDLTIGKKQLEKIVEGYTRESGVRGLENKIAQIIRNAAKSVAMEEPYNKKVTDEDIINVLGVPRLERDKYENNDVAGVVTGLAWTSVGGDILFIESLISPGKGAMTITGNLGTVMKESATIALEYIKANAELLGLNPDILSKYNIHLHVPEGATPKDGPSAGIAMLTSLVSLLTQKRVKKNLAMTGEITLRGKVLPVGGIKEKILAAKRANIKEIILCHENKSDIDEIKAEYLEGLTFHYVKEMSEVLKIALTTQKVKNAKDLA; encoded by the coding sequence ATGTCAAATCACAAAATACTCACTATTGACAATCTGTCACTTCAGGAATTTGATTCTGAAGCAGAATTAATCCCGTTATTAACTCCGGAAGATGAGGAGGAAATGAATAACGAGGAATTACCAGATTCATTACCTATTTTGCCATTGCGCAACACGGTTTTGTTTCCTGGAGTTGTTATTCCAATTTCGGCAGGAAGAGATAAATCCATAAAACTAATCAATGACGCCAATGCAGCCGGAAAAGTTATTGGAGTGGTTTCTCAAATTAATGAAGAAGACGAAGATCCCTCAAAAGACGACATTAATAAAATAGGAACGGTGGCCAGAATTCTTCGTGTGCTTAAAATGCCTGACGGAAATGTTACTGTAATTCTTCAAGGAAAAAAACGTTTTGAAATTGCAGAAGTAGTTTCAGAAGAGCCTTATATCACCGCTACAATCAAAGAAGTTTCTGAAAAAAGGCCAAAGAAAAATGACACTGAATTTAATGCCATAATCGATTCGTTAAAAGAATTGGCTATCAAAATTATTCAGGAAAGTCCAAATATTCCATCGGAAGCTACATTTGCCATAAAAAATATTGAAAGTAAGTCGTTTCTAATCAATTTTGTTTCTTCTAACATGAATTTGACTGTTAAGGAAAAACAAGATTTATTGACGATAAATGGTTTGAAAGAACGCGCTCTTGAAACCTTGCGTTTTATGAATGTTGAGTTTCAAAAATTAGAATTAAAAAATGATATTCAGTCAAAAGTTCGTTTTGATTTAGACCAACAACAAAGAGAATATTTCTTGCATCAGCAAATGAAAACCATTCAAGAAGAATTGGGAGGCGTTTCGCAGGAGGAAGAAATGGACGAAATGAGTCAGAAAGCTAAAACCAAAAAATGGGACGAAAAGACTAAAACTCATTTCGAAAAAGAATTATCAAAAATGCGTCGAATGAATCCTCAGGCACCTGATTTTGGTATTCAAAGAAACTATTTAGAACTGTTTTTAGAATTGCCTTGGGGTGAATATTCGAAAGATAATTTCGATTTAAAACATGCTCAAAAGGTTTTAGATAAAGATCATTTTGGTTTAGAAGACGTTAAGAAAAGAATGATTGAACATTTGGCTGTACTTAAACTTCGAAATGACATGAAGTCTCCAATAATCTGTTTAACAGGACCTCCGGGTGTTGGTAAAACATCTATTGGTCGATCTGTAGCCGAAGCTTTAGGCAGAGAATATGTGCGTATTTCGTTAGGAGGTTTACGTGATGAAGCAGAAATTCGCGGACATAGAAAAACCTATATTGGTGCCATGCCGGGAAGAATTATTCAAAGTTTAAAGAAAGCAGGAACTTCAAATCCAGTATTTGTTCTGGATGAAATAGATAAATTGTCAAGCAGTAACAGTGGTGATCCGTCATCAGCATTATTAGAAGTTTTAGATCCGGAACAAAACAATGCTTTTTATGATAATTTCCTGGAAATGGGCTACGATTTATCGAAAGTGATGTTTATTGCCACGTCTAATAATATGGCAGCGATTCAACCGGCATTGAAAGACCGAATGGAAATCATCAAAATGTCCGGTTATACAATTGAAGAAAAAGTTGAAATTGCACGTAAGCATTTATTTTCAAAACAATTGGCTGCACACGGATTGACGAGCAAGGATTTGACCATTGGAAAAAAACAATTAGAAAAAATCGTTGAAGGTTACACAAGAGAATCTGGTGTTCGTGGTCTTGAAAACAAAATTGCTCAAATCATCCGTAACGCAGCAAAATCAGTTGCTATGGAAGAACCTTATAATAAAAAAGTGACTGACGAAGACATTATAAATGTTTTAGGAGTTCCAAGATTAGAAAGAGATAAATACGAAAATAATGATGTTGCCGGTGTTGTTACCGGATTGGCTTGGACAAGTGTTGGAGGCGATATTCTATTTATAGAATCCTTGATTTCTCCAGGAAAAGGCGCAATGACTATTACAGGAAATCTAGGTACTGTCATGAAAGAATCGGCTACAATTGCTTTAGAATACATTAAAGCAAATGCGGAATTATTAGGATTAAATCCTGATATACTTTCAAAATATAACATTCACTTACACGTTCCTGAGGGCGCTACTCCAAAAGACGGACCAAGTGCCGGAATTGCTATGTTGACTTCTTTGGTTTCTTTGTTGACACAAAAAAGAGTTAAGAAAAACCTTGCTATGACAGGCGAAATCACTTTGCGTGGAAAAGTTTTACCGGTTGGCGGAATAAAAGAAAAGATTTTGGCCGCCAAAAGAGCGAATATCAAAGAGATTATTTTATGTCATGAAAACAAAAGTGATATTGATGAAATCAAAGCAGAATATCTCGAAGGACTTACTTTTCATTACGTAAAAGAAATGAGTGAGGTGCTGAAAATTGCGTTGACTACTCAAAAAGTTAAAAATGCGAAAGATTTAGCTTAA
- a CDS encoding RNA polymerase sigma factor, whose protein sequence is MSLSNQNIEELILLCKQKNQQAQFEVYNRYCKAMYNVAYRIVKDVHFAEDVMQEGFLKAFTKIEDYKQEVAFGAWLKRIIVNCSIDFYKKNNQFQPEELEKTLSKVVETTSDFTENLNFNDLKIKQVLDTIQSLKDNYRMVLTLFFIEGYDQEEISEILNISYANCRTTLSRAKDSLRKKLLEI, encoded by the coding sequence TTGAGTTTGTCTAATCAAAATATCGAAGAATTAATTTTGCTTTGTAAGCAAAAAAATCAGCAAGCCCAATTCGAGGTTTACAATCGCTATTGTAAAGCGATGTATAATGTTGCGTATAGAATTGTGAAAGATGTACATTTTGCCGAAGATGTCATGCAGGAAGGCTTTTTGAAAGCGTTTACAAAAATAGAAGATTACAAACAAGAAGTGGCTTTTGGGGCTTGGTTGAAACGAATTATTGTGAATTGCAGCATTGATTTTTACAAAAAAAACAATCAGTTTCAACCCGAAGAATTAGAAAAAACATTGTCTAAAGTAGTAGAAACAACTTCGGATTTTACAGAAAATTTAAACTTTAATGATTTAAAAATCAAGCAGGTTTTAGATACTATTCAATCCTTAAAAGATAATTATCGAATGGTTTTGACTTTGTTTTTTATCGAAGGTTATGATCAAGAAGAAATCAGTGAAATTCTGAATATCAGTTATGCCAATTGCAGGACTACATTGAGCAGAGCAAAAGACAGTTTAAGAAAAAAATTACTAGAGATATGA
- a CDS encoding MFS transporter yields MADLPKGSAKLLNAWAFYDWANSVYSLVIASAIFPIFYGALFKIKGATSLEIFGTELTSTSLISFVTAAAFLLVALISPLLSGIADYIGNKRIFMKFFCYVGSLSCIGLYWFSLENIYLSLIFYFFGLVGFWASLVFYNSYLPDIAFAEQQDKVSARGYSFGYVGSVILLIINLAMIMKPDFFGITGSEGEASIKAMRYSFVMVGIWWIVFSQYTYFYLPKGNKGHKVTKAVIFNGFKELNNVWKLLEHNIVLKRFLFSFFVYGMAVQTVMIIATYFGEQEIIWSSDSEKTMGLIISILLIQIVAIIGATLTSKASEKYGNINTLIVLNCFWATLCVFAYFITTPFEFYTIAGFVGLVMGGIQSLSRSTYSKMLPKTVDTASFFSFYDVTEKIGIVIGMSLYGIINQLTGSARFAIVFLCIFFVTGVILLKRVQKKVFYIHKTP; encoded by the coding sequence ATGGCAGATTTACCAAAGGGAAGTGCAAAATTATTGAATGCTTGGGCTTTTTATGATTGGGCAAATTCAGTTTACAGCTTAGTCATTGCTTCAGCAATATTCCCTATTTTTTATGGTGCATTATTCAAAATCAAAGGGGCTACTTCTTTAGAAATTTTTGGAACAGAACTTACCAGCACTTCATTAATTAGTTTTGTTACCGCAGCAGCTTTTTTATTGGTTGCCTTAATCTCCCCATTATTATCCGGAATAGCAGATTATATTGGTAACAAAAGAATATTCATGAAATTCTTTTGTTATGTAGGATCGCTTTCTTGTATTGGGTTGTATTGGTTTAGTTTAGAAAATATATATTTAAGTTTAATTTTTTATTTCTTCGGATTAGTTGGTTTTTGGGCAAGTTTGGTATTTTACAATTCGTATTTACCTGATATTGCATTTGCAGAGCAACAAGATAAAGTTAGTGCAAGAGGGTATTCTTTTGGTTATGTAGGAAGCGTTATTCTATTGATTATCAATCTTGCTATGATAATGAAACCTGACTTTTTTGGTATTACCGGTTCAGAAGGAGAAGCTAGTATCAAAGCGATGCGCTATTCGTTTGTAATGGTTGGAATTTGGTGGATTGTTTTTAGTCAATACACCTATTTCTATTTGCCAAAAGGAAACAAAGGACATAAAGTAACGAAAGCAGTAATCTTCAACGGATTTAAGGAGCTCAACAATGTTTGGAAATTATTAGAACACAATATAGTTCTAAAAAGGTTTTTATTTAGCTTTTTTGTATACGGAATGGCCGTTCAAACGGTAATGATTATTGCTACTTATTTTGGAGAACAAGAAATAATTTGGAGTTCTGATTCTGAAAAGACTATGGGATTAATTATAAGTATTTTATTAATTCAAATCGTAGCAATCATTGGGGCTACATTGACTTCTAAAGCTTCAGAAAAGTATGGAAACATAAACACATTAATTGTTCTGAATTGTTTTTGGGCGACTTTATGTGTGTTTGCATATTTCATCACAACACCATTTGAATTCTATACAATCGCGGGTTTTGTTGGATTAGTGATGGGAGGAATTCAATCACTTTCTAGATCAACGTACTCCAAAATGCTTCCTAAAACGGTAGACACAGCTTCCTTTTTTAGTTTTTATGATGTGACCGAAAAAATTGGAATCGTTATAGGAATGAGTCTCTACGGAATTATCAATCAACTGACGGGAAGTGCCCGATTTGCAATTGTATTTTTGTGTATTTTCTTTGTTACTGGAGTCATTTTGCTAAAAAGAGTGCAAAAAAAGGTGTTTTACATTCATAAAACACCTTGA
- a CDS encoding head GIN domain-containing protein, with amino-acid sequence MKKSIQLFICSAFFLTTLANAQWSSKDRIKGNGHVTTEVRKTTDYEAIKVGGFFDVDLVSGNEGTITLEGEGNLLSYLKVEVVENTLRIYTEKNRYISPSKGKTIKITVPFESINQVSLSGSGDIRTKNTIESETFVANLSGSGDLTLDLKSNQVEVNLSGSGDIVITGNTDNFNSKLAGSGDIDASELNAKNVDVTVAGSGDSKVNCTESLKARVSGSGDIKYKGNPKEKDTKVNGSGEISKG; translated from the coding sequence ATGAAAAAATCAATTCAATTATTTATTTGTAGTGCGTTTTTTTTAACCACATTGGCCAATGCGCAATGGTCATCAAAAGATAGAATTAAAGGAAATGGACATGTGACTACCGAAGTTCGAAAAACAACAGATTATGAGGCTATAAAAGTCGGCGGGTTTTTTGATGTGGATTTGGTTTCGGGAAATGAAGGTACGATTACCTTGGAAGGAGAAGGAAATTTACTTTCTTACTTGAAAGTGGAAGTGGTTGAGAATACATTGAGAATCTACACCGAGAAAAATAGATATATCAGTCCTAGCAAAGGTAAAACCATCAAAATAACCGTTCCGTTTGAATCGATAAACCAAGTTTCACTTTCAGGTTCGGGAGATATAAGAACAAAAAATACGATAGAATCAGAAACTTTTGTTGCTAATTTATCGGGTTCCGGCGATTTGACTTTAGACCTAAAATCGAATCAAGTTGAAGTCAATCTTAGTGGTTCCGGAGATATTGTTATAACAGGAAATACTGATAATTTCAACAGTAAATTAGCCGGTTCAGGTGATATTGACGCATCTGAATTGAATGCTAAAAATGTTGATGTTACCGTTGCTGGCTCAGGAGATAGTAAAGTAAATTGTACCGAAAGTCTCAAAGCAAGAGTTTCTGGTTCTGGTGATATTAAATACAAAGGAAATCCAAAGGAAAAAGATACTAAAGTAAATGGCTCAGGAGAAATTTCGAAAGGGTAA